A segment of the Spirochaetaceae bacterium genome:
CATCGTTATCAAAAAAACGGCTGTTGGCAATAATGGTGTCTTGGGTAAGTTTTTGCTTATGGGTTAAAGCCGACAGCGAACTGCCCGGCTCGTTAAAGGCAATGTGGCCGTCTATCCCTACCCCGCCTAAAAATAATTCGATACCCCCGGCCTTAGTTATTTTAGCTTCGTAAGCGGCGCATTCTTCTTCGGGGTTTTCGGCATTACCGTCTAAAATATTAATGTTAGCTTTATTAATATCTATATGGTTAAAAAAATTATTATACATAAAGCTATAGTAACTTTCGGGGTGCTCTTTAGGTAAAGCGACATATTCATCCATATTAAAAGTAATAATATTTTTAAACGATACTTTACCGCCCTTATTAAGTTCGATAAGTTTTTTATATGTTCCCAGCGGCGTACTGCCGGTAGGCAAGCCCAACACAAAAGGGTTGGCGCCTTTATAATTGTTAATGCGTTCGCTAATATAGTTAGCGGCATATTCGCTGGCTTGAGCGTAATTTTCGCGGATAACCAATTTCATTTTATCTTCCTCCGTATTTTTTTAGTATAATTAAACTATAAGTACGGGAGGAGGCCGCATAGTTAAGTGTAATAAATATTTATTTTTTAATTGCTGCAAATAATTACATTTTCCTTATCTGTAAAATTTATTTTAAGTAAAGCTTGGACTGGCCTTAAAGCGCTCAAAGCCGGTTAAGCTGGCCATAATACGCAGCAGTAAAATTAAAGCCGCTAAATCCAGCACAGCAGCTAAGTGGCTTAACAAAGGAATAATAGGCTCGAAGGCTCCTAAGGTAGAGCCTACGGTGCGGCCATAAAGCCCATAAGCCAGCTGTAAAAAGTTGTGCAAAAAAGTTGCATCGTAAGGCACTACCAAAAACGAAGCCATAAAAACGCTCACCATTGTAAGCCATACCTGTGCCGCCGTAAGGTCGAGGCTGCTGTAAGAGCGTAAAACGGCTATAATGACAACCCCGCTAATTAAGCTGCTGCCGGCCCGTAAAAAGATGGCCATAATAGGCGCCACAAAGGCCCCCAGCTCGCGGCTAATGCCCTGATTTTTATGGCTTAAATAACTATAATGCAAGCCGGCCAATAAAGGCTGGGCCGTTGCCGCCGCAAAAGCTAACGAAGCCGGCGCCCCGCGCAAATAGCGGATACCTAAGCCCTTTTTACGGGCAAATAGGCGGTAAATGACGGCATAAAGTATTAAAATAATAACCGCCGCACTCACCATAGTTAAAGTAAGCACACTTTGATAAAGCGCTAAATCGTGCGTGGTGCGTATTAAATTAATTAAACTTAAAGTAAAAAAGAACACCGGGATAAAAGAAAAATAAACGTAATAAAAAGCTATGCGGTAACATATCCGCCCCAACGAGTCAAAAAAGTTGTAGCTGGGTTCGGCAACTTCCCTATCGTAAGCCATACCTAAACCAATAAAAAAAGCTACCAGCAAAATAGGGGCCAAACTATAACCGCTAAAAGCGGTAAATAAATTACTGGGCAACAACTGAGCCAGTAATTCGGGCTGTAAACTAAAACTGCCGGCGACCTCTTGCTCAAAAACAATCGGCACGCGCCTAAGCGGTAAGGCAACGGCTAATAATACCCCTAGCGCCGCCATAATGGCATTAAAGCTTACCAATAAAACCAGCATAATAACGATTACTTTTAATAATTTGCGCTGCCGCCTTAATTGCGTAACGGCTATAGCCATATTAAAAAACAAAAAGGGGTAAAGTAAATAGCGGCCAAATTGCAAGCTAAGATAACGGCCTGCTTCGGCAATGGTTAAAAAAAGTGTGTTTTGCGGTGCAAATAACGCAACTAGCGTAGCAGCAACTACTGCTATAGCTGTGCGTATCCCAATAGTCCCCAGCTTCATAACGCTTACTTTAACTTAATTGTGTTTTTTTTTCAAGGGCAGCTCACTGCCTTTAGTAAATAAAATACAGTTGCCGCTTAAAAAATAATTGGTAACGGCGCTGCTTTAATTGTTAAATAGCTTGCTTAATTTATTAAGTTATATTATCATTAGGTATGATGTTGTTACTTAAAAAAATAACCGCCCGCTTAGGCTTTGCCCTTATAATTACGTTAACCGGCTGCGCCAGTACGGTAAGAGACCTTAGTAATATTGATTTTGCCCAGTCGCAAATTATTTTACGGGCCAGCAACGGCCAAAATGTAAGCAGCGTTAATCCCAGCGGCAACTATACTATCATTATGTTGGCCTACGATGCACAGCGCAACCGTATGAGCGAGGTGGTTTTAAGCCGCGGCGCTACGGTAACCCCCGCCAACCCCGGTATGCTTACCTCCAGCAGTATTAATAACCGCCAGTACCGCTTTAGAATGCGCGAAGCCAGTATTGCTTTAATAGAAAGCGGTACTATTTCATTTACCTTTCGCAACGCCGTCAACGGCACGCAGCAAACGGTAACTTTTCCTATTGTTGTTTCGGGCTTAACCACCGTTACCCTTAATGCCGACAACCGCGGCAACGGTGCGGTTGCTACTTTTTCGGTAGCTTTGTTAGATACCAGCCAGCTGGGCTCTCATCAAGGCAATTTATTATTACTGCGCGAAAGACGCACCGGGCAAAGTTTTATTACCTCTACCAATGTGCTTATTGTCGCCAACGGCCGTAACGGAGCCAACGGCCGCAATGGAGCTAACGGCCAAAGTTTAAGCGGCCGCAGCGCCAGCAACGGCGGTAACGGCGGTAATGGTGAAGACGGCGGTAACGGCGGCAGCATAACTTTTATCGGCAGCGCCCAAGCTATAGCCCAAATACGCACCCAAACCACCGCCGGTATAGGGGGCAGGGGCGGAGCCGCCGGAGCCGCCGGCACTGGAGCTACCGAAATTATTACCTTAGGCCAAGCCCGAAGCCGCCTTAGCCACATCGAGTTTATGCGCCTATTACCCAATCAAGTTATCCCGGCCGGCCAAGATATTAGCATTATCCGCCAGTTTGA
Coding sequences within it:
- the nagB gene encoding glucosamine-6-phosphate deaminase; protein product: MKLVIRENYAQASEYAANYISERINNYKGANPFVLGLPTGSTPLGTYKKLIELNKGGKVSFKNIITFNMDEYVALPKEHPESYYSFMYNNFFNHIDINKANINILDGNAENPEEECAAYEAKITKAGGIELFLGGVGIDGHIAFNEPGSSLSALTHKQKLTQDTIIANSRFFDNDVSKVPNYALTVGVGTVMNSNEVILLVTGHNKARALRHIIDEPMNHQWTSSALQLHKNAVIICDEAAVAELKVATYRYFKELY
- a CDS encoding dicarboxylate/amino acid:cation symporter, with amino-acid sequence MKLGTIGIRTAIAVVAATLVALFAPQNTLFLTIAEAGRYLSLQFGRYLLYPFLFFNMAIAVTQLRRQRKLLKVIVIMLVLLVSFNAIMAALGVLLAVALPLRRVPIVFEQEVAGSFSLQPELLAQLLPSNLFTAFSGYSLAPILLVAFFIGLGMAYDREVAEPSYNFFDSLGRICYRIAFYYVYFSFIPVFFFTLSLINLIRTTHDLALYQSVLTLTMVSAAVIILILYAVIYRLFARKKGLGIRYLRGAPASLAFAAATAQPLLAGLHYSYLSHKNQGISRELGAFVAPIMAIFLRAGSSLISGVVIIAVLRSYSSLDLTAAQVWLTMVSVFMASFLVVPYDATFLHNFLQLAYGLYGRTVGSTLGAFEPIIPLLSHLAAVLDLAALILLLRIMASLTGFERFKASPSFT